One stretch of Corynebacterium auriscanis DNA includes these proteins:
- the thyX gene encoding FAD-dependent thymidylate synthase: protein MATIAELHVQLVGHTAFSSPEDVPWKTDGAPASQLVEFAGRACYETWDKPNPHTATNAAYVRHILDVGHLTVLEHASATMYLRGVSRSCAAEIMRHRHFSFSQLSQRYVPTHEARVVVPEHIKKDSHLTDLFLRSADLAHQVYEELLEGMDGEQVGVDKETTKTRSSGANAVLRAKQARQAARAVLPNCAETRFVMTGNLRSWRHFIAMRAAEHADPEIRRIAVTCLRQLKEIAPEVFDDFSITTLRDGGNMATSPYVSET from the coding sequence ATGGCCACGATTGCTGAGCTGCACGTGCAGCTCGTTGGGCACACGGCGTTTTCCTCCCCGGAAGACGTGCCGTGGAAAACGGACGGCGCACCAGCCAGCCAGCTGGTGGAATTTGCCGGTCGCGCGTGTTACGAAACGTGGGATAAACCAAATCCGCACACGGCGACCAACGCGGCCTACGTGCGCCATATTCTGGACGTGGGGCACCTGACAGTGTTGGAACACGCCAGCGCGACCATGTACCTGCGCGGGGTCTCTCGTTCCTGTGCTGCGGAAATCATGCGACACCGGCACTTTTCGTTTTCCCAACTTTCACAGCGATACGTGCCCACCCACGAAGCCCGCGTGGTTGTGCCCGAGCACATCAAGAAAGACAGTCACCTCACCGACCTGTTTCTACGCTCGGCGGATCTCGCCCACCAGGTGTACGAGGAACTACTGGAAGGCATGGACGGGGAGCAGGTCGGCGTCGATAAAGAAACAACAAAAACCCGATCCAGCGGTGCCAATGCCGTGTTGCGCGCCAAGCAGGCCAGGCAGGCGGCTCGGGCGGTATTGCCCAATTGTGCGGAAACACGCTTCGTTATGACAGGTAATCTCCGCAGCTGGCGACACTTCATCGCCATGCGGGCGGCCGAGCATGCCGATCCGGAGATTCGCCGCATCGCGGTCACGTGCCTACGGCAACTGAAAGAGATAGCGCCAGAGGTTTTTGACGATTTCTCCATTACAACGCTGCGTGACGGTGGGAACATGGCGACAAGTCCGTACGTCAGCGAAACCTAG
- the dapA gene encoding 4-hydroxy-tetrahydrodipicolinate synthase, whose product MSTGIAANKGADVFGTISVAMVTPFNADGSIDVNRGVEVATHLASKGCDSLVLAGTTGESPTVRGEEKLDLLRAVRSELGDAVKLIAGTGSYDTAATIEFSKASAAAGADSLLVVTPYYSRPSQEGVYQHFTAVADAVDVPICLYDIPSRSVIPIESETIARLAKHQNIQAVKDAKGDLYAAMELMQNTDLAWYSGDDPLNLPWLASGATGFISVIGHVAADKLKELRDSYDAGDLARARQIAVSLAPLQRAQNRLGGVAFSKAALKLRGLDVGSPRLPIVEPNQEELEQLEKDLQEAGV is encoded by the coding sequence ATGAGTACAGGTATTGCAGCGAACAAGGGTGCTGACGTCTTCGGCACGATTTCAGTTGCGATGGTTACCCCGTTTAATGCAGACGGCTCCATCGACGTGAACAGGGGTGTGGAAGTTGCCACACACTTGGCCTCTAAGGGCTGCGACTCTCTCGTCCTTGCCGGCACGACTGGCGAATCGCCAACCGTGCGTGGTGAGGAGAAGTTGGACCTGCTCAGAGCAGTACGTTCCGAACTTGGCGATGCGGTGAAGCTGATCGCCGGAACCGGCTCGTACGATACCGCCGCCACCATCGAGTTTTCGAAGGCTTCGGCCGCTGCGGGGGCAGACAGCCTATTGGTTGTTACGCCGTACTACTCGCGCCCGAGCCAGGAGGGTGTGTATCAACACTTCACCGCGGTTGCCGACGCGGTGGATGTGCCCATTTGCCTTTACGATATTCCTTCCCGTTCCGTTATCCCCATCGAGTCAGAGACGATCGCGCGTTTGGCTAAGCATCAGAACATCCAAGCCGTGAAAGATGCCAAGGGCGATTTGTACGCGGCGATGGAGCTGATGCAGAACACTGACTTGGCGTGGTACTCCGGCGATGATCCGTTGAACCTGCCGTGGTTGGCCAGTGGCGCTACCGGTTTCATTTCGGTTATCGGCCATGTCGCGGCCGACAAGCTCAAGGAGCTAAGGGATAGCTACGACGCCGGCGACCTCGCACGCGCTCGGCAGATTGCCGTTTCTTTGGCGCCCTTGCAGCGCGCTCAGAACCGGCTCGGGGGAGTGGCGTTTTCGAAGGCAGCACTCAAACTTCGTGGATTGGACGTGGGAAGCCCGCGTCTACCCATTGTGGAACCTAATCAAGAAGAGCTGGAGCAGCTCGAAAAAGACCTGCAGGAAGCAGGCGTTTAA
- a CDS encoding ribonuclease J, whose translation MTEQRSQSRKVTRKAAPPSAETAATSEAGNTSAAEQAHAKNASNKDQNMNNNSHTDVATTFNDGGQAPASDAQLGNDGNDQGGNSRGGNRSRRPRRRGGNGGSSNNSGNNSGNNSGNGGSSNKGGDNNRGGRGANNRGSRGSRGGNNRRGDDRRKGSLKAMQGADLTKRLPSPPKAPKNGLRIVALGGISEIGRNMTVFEYNNRLLLIDCGVLFPSSGEPGVDLILPDFTYLEDKWDRVEALVVTHGHEDHIGAIPWLLKQRADIPIIASRFTCALISAKCQEHRQRPKLIEVNEDSHESRGPFDLRFFAVNHSIPECLGIALKTGAGLVVHTGDIKLDQTPLDGRPTDLPALSRFGDEGIDLFLCDSTNATTPGVSGSEADIAPTLKRLVRDAKQRVIIASFASNVSRVQSAVDAAVAAGRKVAFNGRSMIRNMEIAERMGYLTAPRGTFVTMDEASKMAPHKVVLVTTGTQGEPMAALSRMARREHRQITVRDGDLIILSSSLVPGNEEAVFGVINMLSQIGATVVTGRDAKVHTSGHGYAGELLFLYNAARPRNAMPVHGEWRHLRANRDLAISTGVNANNIPIAQNGVFVDLVNGHAKVTGQMNVGNLYVDGVRMGDIDSEVLEDRTAMAEGGMVSITVVIDNRTGRPLEAPSVQTKGFSDDARDMVGEIREAVDNAMMDMAGAGENDPYRMAQSIRRKVSKLISDKWKRSPLIVPTVVPMTSEIVEELEEGESLPSL comes from the coding sequence ATGACTGAACAGCGTTCGCAGAGCCGCAAGGTAACACGTAAGGCGGCTCCCCCAAGCGCGGAAACAGCCGCCACTTCAGAGGCTGGCAACACCAGCGCAGCTGAACAGGCGCATGCCAAGAATGCCTCAAACAAGGACCAAAATATGAATAATAATTCCCACACGGATGTGGCGACCACCTTTAATGACGGTGGGCAAGCACCCGCGTCCGATGCCCAGTTGGGCAACGACGGAAATGACCAGGGAGGAAACTCCCGCGGTGGTAACCGTTCCCGCCGGCCACGTCGTCGCGGTGGAAACGGCGGCAGCTCGAATAACAGTGGCAACAACAGCGGCAACAACAGCGGCAACGGTGGTAGCTCCAACAAGGGTGGGGACAACAACCGGGGCGGTCGCGGTGCAAACAACCGTGGCTCTCGAGGGAGCCGAGGCGGGAACAACCGTCGTGGGGATGACCGTCGTAAAGGGTCGCTCAAGGCCATGCAGGGAGCGGACCTCACCAAGCGCCTGCCTAGCCCTCCAAAGGCACCGAAAAACGGTCTTCGCATCGTTGCGCTGGGCGGTATTTCGGAGATTGGTCGCAATATGACCGTGTTCGAATACAACAACCGCCTGCTTCTCATCGACTGTGGTGTCCTGTTCCCATCTTCCGGCGAGCCCGGTGTGGATTTGATTCTGCCGGACTTCACCTACCTAGAAGACAAGTGGGATCGCGTAGAGGCTCTGGTTGTCACCCACGGCCACGAGGATCACATTGGTGCTATCCCATGGCTGCTGAAGCAGCGCGCAGATATCCCTATCATCGCTTCGCGCTTCACCTGCGCACTGATCTCCGCGAAGTGCCAGGAGCACCGGCAGCGCCCCAAGCTCATCGAGGTTAACGAGGATTCCCACGAGTCTCGTGGTCCGTTTGACCTACGCTTCTTCGCCGTCAACCACTCCATTCCGGAGTGCTTGGGCATTGCCCTCAAGACCGGCGCTGGCTTGGTCGTTCACACCGGTGACATCAAGTTGGACCAGACCCCATTGGACGGCCGCCCAACCGATCTTCCCGCGCTATCTCGTTTCGGCGATGAAGGCATTGATCTGTTCCTGTGCGACTCCACCAATGCCACCACCCCGGGGGTATCCGGGTCTGAGGCTGACATTGCGCCGACGCTGAAGCGCCTAGTACGCGATGCCAAGCAGCGTGTGATCATCGCTTCGTTCGCATCCAACGTATCCCGTGTGCAGTCCGCCGTGGATGCCGCGGTGGCTGCCGGCCGTAAGGTGGCGTTCAACGGGCGCTCCATGATTCGCAACATGGAGATCGCCGAGCGGATGGGTTACTTGACCGCCCCACGTGGAACCTTCGTCACTATGGACGAGGCTTCCAAGATGGCGCCCCATAAGGTCGTGCTGGTGACCACCGGTACCCAGGGCGAACCCATGGCAGCGCTATCGCGTATGGCCCGCCGTGAGCACCGCCAGATTACGGTCCGCGATGGTGACTTGATTATCCTGTCGTCCTCCTTGGTTCCGGGTAACGAGGAAGCCGTCTTCGGCGTCATCAACATGCTGAGCCAGATAGGCGCGACCGTCGTTACCGGCCGCGATGCGAAGGTGCACACCTCCGGTCACGGTTATGCCGGTGAGCTGTTGTTCCTCTACAACGCAGCCCGCCCACGCAACGCGATGCCCGTGCACGGCGAGTGGCGCCACCTGCGCGCTAACCGCGACCTAGCGATCTCTACTGGTGTGAATGCCAACAACATCCCGATCGCCCAAAACGGTGTGTTCGTGGACTTGGTTAACGGACACGCAAAGGTGACGGGCCAGATGAATGTGGGCAACCTCTATGTCGACGGTGTACGTATGGGCGATATCGACAGCGAGGTTCTTGAAGACCGAACCGCAATGGCCGAGGGCGGCATGGTTTCCATTACCGTCGTCATCGACAACCGCACTGGCCGCCCGTTGGAGGCACCGAGCGTGCAGACCAAGGGATTCTCCGACGATGCGCGTGACATGGTTGGTGAAATTCGCGAGGCCGTCGATAACGCGATGATGGACATGGCTGGTGCCGGTGAAAACGATCCTTACCGTATGGCGCAGTCCATCCGTCGGAAAGTAAGCAAGCTGATCTCCGACAAGTGGAAGCGCAGCCCACTGATCGTACCAACGGTGGTCCCGATGACAAGCGAGATTGTCGAGGAGCTGGAAGAAGGAGAATCCCTGCCTTCCCTGTAA
- a CDS encoding TIGR03085 family metal-binding protein: MTQHHHNPYGNPDDVNEPSLASGGSASVSQTERRQLADLLLAKGPDAPTLCEGWTTRDLAVHLVVREHRPDAAAGMFVPFLGNHLEKVSAETAKLPYEELVEKFRQGPPHWNPMRLGDKYLNAAENFIHHEDVRRGGGDTTPRELPAAVERELWKIATQVSRLMVRPKNVHVILHPVFSSTDIAPAATPEVFRIGNTSAAEVKIEGKPSEILLWVFGRGKYTHLTVTESEPGARDRVGLQSL; encoded by the coding sequence ATGACACAGCATCACCACAATCCCTATGGCAATCCCGACGATGTCAATGAACCCAGCCTCGCTTCCGGTGGATCCGCTAGTGTTTCGCAAACGGAGCGCAGGCAACTGGCAGATCTCCTGCTAGCGAAGGGGCCCGACGCACCAACGCTGTGCGAAGGTTGGACTACCCGCGATTTAGCGGTGCACTTGGTGGTGCGTGAGCACCGGCCGGATGCCGCTGCGGGTATGTTTGTTCCTTTCCTAGGCAACCACCTGGAGAAGGTCTCGGCTGAAACCGCGAAATTGCCTTACGAGGAATTGGTAGAAAAATTCCGTCAGGGGCCGCCACACTGGAATCCCATGCGCTTGGGCGATAAGTACCTCAATGCTGCGGAGAACTTCATTCATCATGAGGACGTTCGACGCGGGGGAGGGGATACTACTCCGCGTGAGCTCCCCGCTGCGGTAGAGCGGGAACTGTGGAAGATTGCAACCCAGGTGTCCCGCCTTATGGTGCGCCCGAAGAATGTTCATGTCATCTTGCATCCCGTGTTTTCTTCTACCGACATCGCTCCTGCGGCTACACCGGAGGTGTTTCGGATAGGCAACACGTCGGCTGCTGAAGTGAAGATCGAAGGGAAACCATCAGAGATCCTGTTGTGGGTTTTCGGCCGAGGCAAGTATACACACTTGACCGTGACGGAATCCGAGCCAGGCGCGAGGGACCGCGTGGGTTTGCAGTCGCTATAA
- the dapB gene encoding 4-hydroxy-tetrahydrodipicolinate reductase translates to MTKIGVLGAKGRVGSAIVAAVEADSKHELAAALDHDDELQQLVDAGVEVVVDFTVPDAVMENVEFCVRHGIHVVVGTTGWTEDRYNQVREWLQNSPETGALVAPNFAISAVLTMRFAEIAAPFFESAEVIELHHPNKKDAPSGTAVHTAEGIAKARRAAGMGTQPDATEQSLDGARGADVQGVPVHAVRMTGMVAHEQVIFGTQGQSLTIKQDSYDRDSFVPGVMVGVEKIATFPGLTVGLEKFLGLEN, encoded by the coding sequence GAGGCCGATTCGAAGCACGAGCTGGCCGCCGCTTTAGATCACGACGATGAGCTGCAGCAGTTGGTGGATGCCGGGGTAGAGGTTGTGGTGGACTTCACCGTGCCCGATGCCGTGATGGAGAACGTTGAATTTTGCGTACGCCACGGCATCCATGTTGTCGTTGGCACCACTGGCTGGACCGAGGACCGTTACAACCAGGTTCGCGAGTGGTTGCAGAACTCCCCAGAAACCGGTGCGCTGGTCGCTCCCAACTTCGCCATCTCAGCTGTGTTGACCATGAGGTTCGCGGAGATCGCCGCGCCATTTTTCGAGTCCGCGGAAGTCATCGAACTGCACCACCCCAATAAGAAAGATGCTCCCTCCGGGACCGCTGTTCACACTGCGGAGGGCATCGCAAAGGCTCGACGGGCTGCGGGGATGGGAACTCAACCCGACGCCACCGAGCAGAGCCTCGACGGCGCCCGCGGGGCGGACGTGCAAGGCGTGCCGGTGCATGCAGTACGCATGACCGGAATGGTTGCACACGAGCAGGTTATCTTCGGCACCCAGGGGCAGTCGCTCACAATCAAGCAGGATTCTTATGACCGGGATTCCTTTGTTCCCGGAGTGATGGTGGGTGTGGAAAAGATCGCCACCTTCCCAGGGTTGACCGTCGGGTTGGAGAAGTTCCTGGGGTTGGAGAACTAG